A genomic stretch from Erigeron canadensis isolate Cc75 chromosome 9, C_canadensis_v1, whole genome shotgun sequence includes:
- the LOC122583831 gene encoding calcium-binding protein CBP-like, whose product MSGYPHQNPSGYGAPAPNPYGAPAQPYGAPAQPYGAPAQPYGAPAQPYGAPAASPYGAPAQPYGAPAPQGTKPPKDQSNKPSSSPYGAPPPSGPGGYPAAAGYGSPFAALVPSTFPPGTDPNVVACFQAADHDGSGVIDDKELQRALSSYNQTFSIRTVHLLMYLFTNTNTRKIGPKEFTQVFYSLQNWRGNFEKFDRDRSGKIDYNELREALMSLGFAVSPVVLDLLVSKFDKSGGKNKAIEYDNFIECCLTVKGLTEKFKEKDTAYTGNATFSYEAFMLTVLPFLIA is encoded by the exons aTGTCTGGATATCCTCATCAAAACCCCTCAGGCTACGGTGCACCCGCACCTAACCCTTACGGTGCACCCGCACAACCCTACGGTGCTCCAGCCCAACCTTACGGTGCACCCGCACAACCCTACGGTGCTCCAGCCCAACCTTACGGTGCACCCGCAGCAAGTCCTTACGGTGCACCCGCACAACCTTACGGTGCACCCGCACCACAGGGAACTAAACCACCAAAAGACCAAAGCAACAAACCTTCATCATCTCCTTACGGTGCTCCTCCGCCTTCCGGCCCCGGTGGATACCCGGCGGCGGCGGGTTACGGAAGTCCGTTTGCGGCGTTGGTGCCGTCGACGTTTCCCCCTGGCACGGATCCGAACGTGGTGGCGTGTTTTCAGGCGGCGGATCATGACGGCAGCGGTGTGATTGATGATAAGGAATTGCAGAGAGCTTTGTCTAGTTATAATCAGACTTTCAGTATCCGTACTGTTCATCTTCTCATGTATCTCTTCACCAACACAAACACCAGAAAAATCG GACCCAAGGAATTCACTCAGGTTTTCTACAGCCTGCAGAACTGGAGG GGTAACTTTGAGAAGTTTGATAGAGATCGCAGTGGCAAGATTGATTACAATGAATTAAGGGAGGCACTTATGAGCCTGGGCTTTGCAGTTTCGCCTGTCGTTTTGGATTTGCTGGTTTCTAAGTTCGACAAGTCTGGTGGAAAGAACAAGGCTATTGAATATGACAATTTCATCGA GTGCTGCTTGACTGTTAAG GGGTTAACTGAAAAGTTCAAGGAGAAGGACACAGCTTACACAGGGAATGCTACATTTTCGTATGAAGCATTTATGTTGACTGTTTTGCCATTCCTCATTGCTTAG